A portion of the Sabethes cyaneus chromosome 3, idSabCyanKW18_F2, whole genome shotgun sequence genome contains these proteins:
- the LOC128743260 gene encoding zinc finger protein 567-like: MEVDDGKCFICTEQTGDHSRSLTQLVTKYSGTLVLKVFERFLASDLSEIVPTLIASVVCQECVVKINDYDAAYTKALIIQKEFTDLLKKNAVFVGRNNHGEVIYFKEEPDTACLDEMQDYSHTPDKAEETDFHVEYIDETDTFSLGEEYVEEEHLNEDMYEQVSLDNPEEETHSEDISKPIPEKTTHVEKKQALSGPQKCSVYKVDFKTKKKLKMHIEEHHPDIAKNGNNHKCDICGLKVKTKSNLLSHMAKHVRNNKYTCSFCGRNFQSNGALTKHVPMHTAVNDSDENVPLESGNRIEQLVKQQRALYRKIYHIGEIMMETQRKINNIENMILDQNRNTNSEVKWPITTIEGLKLIETEIKANNIQMEKALRKKMSMGSKQSLYAFVAYSFEGLLFHNTRWTWTGNVPNNVIPGSVPKSEAAKHLAVVELLKDLIHDLFPDETNASIETTMKKVLNNHNEALKKKSNKKSLRE; encoded by the exons ATGGAAGTTGATGATGGAAAATGTTTTATTTGCACTGAGCAAACCGGAGATCATAGTCGAAGTCTTACGCAGCTGGTTACCAAATATTCTGGTACACTAGTTTTGAAAGTGTTCGAACGCTTTTTAGCCAGCGATTTGTCGGAGATTGTTCCGACGTTGATAGCTTCCGTTGTTTGTCAGGAATGTGTTGTGAAAATAAATGATTATGATGCGGCCTACACAAAAGCGCTGATCATCCAAAAGGAATTCACCGAtctgttgaagaaaaatgcggtATTTGTTGGAAGAAATAATCACGGCGAAGTGATTTATTTTAAAGAAGAACCTGATACAGCTTGTCTAGATGAAATGCAAGATTACTCGCATACTCCAGACAAGGCAGAGGAAACGGATTTTCATGTTGAATACATAGATGAAACAGACACTTTCAGTCTTGGAGAGGAATATGTCGAAGAAGAACATTTGAATGAAGATATGTACGAGCAGGTATCATTGGATAATCCTGAGGAAGAAACCCATAGCGAGGACATAAGCAAACCTATTCCAGAGAAGACCACACATGTTGAGAAAAAACAAGCTTTGTCTGGTCCACAGAAATGTAGCGTCTATAAAGTAGATTTTAAAACCAAGAAAAAATTGAAG ATGCATATAGAAGAGCATCATCCGGATATCGCAAAAAACGGCAATAATCATAAGTGCGATATTTGTGGCTTAAAAGTCAAGACGAAGTCCAACCTTTTGTCGCATATGGCCAAACATGTTAGAAATAATAAATATACGTGCTCGTTTTGCGGGAGAAATTTTCAGAGTAATGGCGCACTAACGAAACATGTTCCCATGCACACAG CCGTAAATGATAGCGACGAGAATGTTCCATTAGAGAGCGGAAACCGTATTGAACAATTGG TGAAACAACAGAGAGCTCTGTACCGAAAAATTTACCACATAGGCGAAATAATGATGGAAacgcaaagaaaaataaataacataGAAAATATGATATTAGACCAAAACAGAAATACAAATAGTGAAGTTAAATGGCCAATAACAACAATTGAAGGATTAAAGTTAATCGAGACTGAGATAAAAGCAAACAATATCCAGATGGAAAAGGCACTTAGGAAAAAAATGTCCATGGGGAGCAAACAGTCCTTATATGCTTTCGTCGCATACAGTTTTGAAGGATTACTTTTCCATAACACTCGTTGGACTTGGACGGGCAATGTACCAAATAATGTGATCCCGGGATCAGTGCCCAAATCAGAAGCAGCAAAACATCTGGCCGTTGTAGAACTTTTAAAAG